A section of the bacterium SCSIO 12696 genome encodes:
- the clpP gene encoding ATP-dependent Clp endopeptidase proteolytic subunit ClpP — MVPMVVEQTSRGERSYDIYSRLLKERVIFLVGPVEDHMANLIVAQMLFLESENPDKDIHLYINSPGGSVTAGLSIYDTMQFIKPDVSTMCIGQAASMGAFLLAAGAEGKRYGLPNCRTMIHQPSGGAQGQATDIQIQAEEILKLKQRLNEIMAKHTGQELEKIVADTERDNFMSAQESMEYGLIDQVLDKRP; from the coding sequence CTGGTGCCAATGGTGGTGGAACAAACTTCCCGCGGTGAGCGCTCTTACGACATCTACTCGCGCCTGTTAAAAGAGCGGGTGATATTCCTGGTGGGCCCGGTGGAAGATCATATGGCCAACTTGATTGTCGCCCAGATGCTGTTTTTGGAGTCAGAAAATCCGGACAAAGACATTCACCTGTATATTAACTCTCCCGGTGGCTCTGTTACCGCTGGTTTGTCTATCTACGACACCATGCAGTTTATTAAGCCGGATGTGAGTACCATGTGTATTGGCCAGGCGGCCAGCATGGGCGCCTTCCTGTTGGCGGCAGGTGCCGAGGGTAAGCGCTATGGTCTGCCCAATTGTCGTACCATGATTCATCAGCCCAGTGGTGGCGCTCAGGGGCAGGCTACAGATATTCAAATTCAGGCCGAAGAAATATTAAAGTTGAAGCAGCGCCTCAACGAAATCATGGCCAAACACACCGGACAGGAACTGGAAAAAATTGTTGCTGATACTGAGCGCGACAACTTTATGAGTGCTCAGGAGTCCATGGAATATGGCCTGATTGATCAGGTTCTGGACAAGCGCCCCTAG
- the fadA gene encoding acetyl-CoA C-acyltransferase FadA, with amino-acid sequence MKLDPRDVVIVDYARTAMGRSKNGCFRHLRADDMSARLVEALLDRNPKVPEDEIDDLIWGCVMQTREQAFNVARNIILGTRLPHTITGMTINRLCGSSMSALHTAAANIMAGLGDIYVVGGVEHLGHIPMDHDVDINPALSLSVAKAANMMGITAEYLAKLHGISRKQQDQFGVRSHQRAADATENGWFEGEIIPMEGHNAEGGLVSVTADETIRPETDYEGLSALRPVFDPRNGTITAGTSSQLSDGASTMLVMSAERAETLGVEPVARIRSMALAGVDPSIMGYGPVPATKKALKRAGLKIADIDCVELNEAFAAQALPVLKDLDLLAKMDDKVNLHGGAIALGHPFGCSGARITGTLLGAMKQHGGTLGVSTMCIGLGQGITTVVERLN; translated from the coding sequence ATGAAGCTTGATCCCCGCGATGTTGTAATAGTTGATTACGCCCGCACCGCCATGGGCCGCTCAAAGAACGGCTGTTTTCGCCATCTGCGCGCCGACGATATGTCGGCCCGACTGGTGGAAGCGTTGCTGGATCGCAACCCCAAGGTGCCGGAAGATGAAATCGACGATCTGATCTGGGGCTGCGTGATGCAGACCCGGGAGCAGGCCTTTAACGTGGCGCGCAATATTATCCTCGGTACTCGTTTGCCACACACCATTACCGGTATGACGATTAATCGCCTGTGCGGTTCATCCATGTCAGCACTGCACACCGCCGCCGCCAATATCATGGCCGGGCTCGGCGATATCTATGTGGTGGGTGGGGTAGAGCACCTGGGGCATATTCCCATGGACCACGATGTGGATATCAACCCGGCGCTGAGCCTGTCGGTGGCCAAGGCTGCCAATATGATGGGCATTACCGCTGAATACCTGGCCAAATTGCACGGCATCAGCCGCAAACAGCAGGATCAGTTCGGTGTGCGCTCTCACCAGCGCGCCGCGGATGCTACCGAGAATGGCTGGTTTGAGGGTGAGATTATCCCCATGGAAGGTCATAACGCCGAAGGTGGATTGGTTTCGGTGACTGCGGACGAGACCATTCGCCCGGAAACCGATTACGAAGGGCTGTCAGCCTTGCGTCCGGTGTTTGACCCCAGAAACGGCACCATTACCGCCGGTACTTCTTCCCAGCTGTCCGATGGCGCTTCCACGATGTTGGTGATGTCGGCTGAGCGAGCAGAAACCTTGGGTGTTGAGCCAGTGGCCCGCATACGCTCCATGGCGCTGGCGGGAGTAGACCCTTCTATTATGGGTTACGGCCCGGTGCCAGCCACAAAGAAGGCATTAAAGCGCGCTGGCCTGAAAATCGCCGATATCGATTGTGTGGAATTGAACGAAGCCTTTGCCGCACAGGCGTTGCCAGTGTTGAAGGATTTGGACTTGCTGGCCAAGATGGACGACAAGGTGAATCTACACGGTGGTGCGATTGCTCTGGGTCACCCATTTGGTTGCTCCGGAGCCCGGATTACCGGCACACTGCTGGGAGCCATGAAGCAACACGGTGGCACCTTGGGTGTGTCCACGATGTGTATTGGCTTGGGGCAGGGGATTACGACGGTGGTGGAACGGCTTAATTAA
- the tig gene encoding trigger factor, whose translation MQVSIETTSGLERRLTVEVPADRIDSAVDARLQKEAKTIKMNGFRKGKVPFKVVKQRYGKYVRQEVMGEVVSQSFYEAVSQEKLRPAGQPSFEPVKGEEGEDLEYIATFEVYPEVALQDLSSVEVAKPVAEVEDADIEKMISVLREQQSSWSEVERAAAEGDQANIDFLGTKDGEEFAGGKGEGYNLVLGSNQMIPGFEDAIVGLSAGEEKTVPLSFPEDYHAEELKGADVEFAIKVNSVSERQLAELNDEFFAAYGVSEGGEDKFREEVRSNMERELKNAVNNKVKTRVMNQLAELHQVELPKALVTGEIQGLKQQMLQQYGGGQQQNIDLSVLPDDMFQAQAERRVTLGLIVAEVVKANEIVADPDRVRAQVEEIASTYEEPAQVVEYYYANPQLLDGIQSAVLEEQVVEHILDSAKVTEDKVSYEDALKPDAEPVAEEKSED comes from the coding sequence ATGCAGGTTTCCATTGAAACAACTTCTGGCCTTGAACGCCGTCTGACGGTAGAGGTTCCTGCCGACCGCATTGACAGTGCTGTAGACGCCCGTCTGCAAAAAGAGGCCAAGACCATCAAAATGAACGGTTTCCGAAAAGGTAAAGTGCCGTTCAAAGTGGTCAAGCAGCGCTATGGCAAATACGTGCGCCAGGAAGTGATGGGCGAAGTGGTGAGCCAGTCGTTCTACGAGGCGGTGTCCCAGGAGAAGCTGCGCCCGGCCGGGCAGCCATCTTTTGAGCCGGTAAAAGGTGAGGAAGGTGAAGACCTGGAATACATAGCGACTTTTGAGGTCTATCCCGAAGTGGCTCTGCAAGACTTGAGCAGCGTTGAGGTGGCCAAGCCGGTTGCCGAGGTTGAAGACGCCGATATTGAAAAGATGATCTCGGTATTGCGCGAGCAGCAATCCAGCTGGAGCGAAGTCGAACGCGCTGCTGCTGAAGGCGATCAGGCCAATATCGATTTTCTCGGTACTAAAGATGGTGAGGAATTTGCCGGCGGTAAAGGCGAGGGCTACAACCTGGTGTTAGGCTCAAATCAAATGATTCCTGGCTTTGAAGATGCCATTGTTGGCCTGTCTGCCGGTGAAGAAAAAACCGTACCTCTGAGTTTTCCAGAAGACTACCACGCGGAAGAGCTGAAAGGCGCAGACGTGGAATTTGCGATCAAGGTTAACTCTGTGTCTGAGCGTCAGCTGGCAGAGCTGAACGACGAGTTTTTTGCGGCCTACGGTGTGTCCGAAGGTGGTGAAGACAAGTTCCGCGAAGAAGTACGCAGCAACATGGAGCGCGAGCTGAAAAACGCGGTAAACAACAAGGTCAAGACCCGTGTAATGAACCAGTTGGCGGAGCTTCACCAGGTTGAACTGCCCAAAGCGTTGGTCACTGGCGAAATCCAGGGCCTTAAGCAGCAGATGTTGCAGCAATACGGCGGTGGCCAGCAGCAAAATATCGACCTGTCTGTGTTGCCTGACGATATGTTTCAAGCCCAGGCAGAGCGCCGTGTGACACTAGGGCTGATCGTTGCGGAAGTGGTTAAGGCCAACGAAATCGTTGCTGACCCGGATCGCGTACGTGCTCAGGTTGAAGAGATCGCCAGCACCTACGAAGAGCCCGCTCAGGTTGTGGAGTACTACTACGCCAACCCCCAGCTGCTTGACGGCATTCAGTCTGCGGTACTGGAAGAGCAAGTGGTGGAGCACATTCTGGACAGTGCCAAAGTCACCGAAGACAAGGTTTCCTATGAAGATGCCTTGAAACCGGATGCAGAGCCTGTGGCTGAGGAAAAATCAGAGGACTGA
- the fadB gene encoding fatty acid oxidation complex subunit alpha FadB, translating to MNNPLYKGEALSVVVQDSGIAEMCFDNQSDSVNKFNQQTVRELSEALKALQGTSAVKGLLVTSGKPVFIVGADIMELSQLDADGLSAVSKQNNANFSALEDLPFPTLVAINGFALGGGFEFSLGCDFRVMSTEAQVGLPETKLGIIPGWGGTVRLPRLIGFDNAVEWIASGSHKRPPQALKDGAVDAVLAPEQLRDEALNMLQRAIDGELDYHGRRKRKTSRLQLNAVELQLAATTCRALVAAKAGKHYPAPLLAVDLMTKAASLDRDGALVEESKAFGKIGTTPQCRAMIGLFLNDQYLGKVAKKLAKGVDKPVTSAGVLGAGIMGGGISYQHALKGVPVVMKDIAQPALDLGLSEANKLVNKRVAKGRLTPLKAGEILSRINPTLHDVELSGTDLVVEAVVENPKVKKQVLAEVEQVIGSDAILASNTSTISITGLAEGLQRPEQFCGMHFFNPVHAMPLVEIIRGEQTSDATVAKAVSHALALGKKPVVVNDCPGFLVNRVLFPSVLGFDALLQAGADFQQVDRVLEKWGWPMGPAYLMDVVGVDIAVHALAVMSKGFPDRMASSEHSPLQRLFAAQRLGQKNGAGFYRYEADKKGKPKKLVDESVYPLLGGGQPIEPREFSDEEIIARFMVPMCTEMARCLEEGIVSSPSEADMALIYGVGFPPFRGGVFRWLDEIGLDTFCAMAEPLAAIGPLYQPTETMRTMATNGKTYYGLQEV from the coding sequence ATGAATAACCCTCTCTACAAAGGAGAAGCGCTGTCGGTAGTGGTGCAGGATTCAGGCATTGCCGAGATGTGCTTTGACAATCAGTCGGATTCAGTCAACAAATTCAACCAGCAAACCGTGCGCGAGCTGAGCGAAGCTCTGAAGGCTTTGCAGGGTACCTCTGCCGTAAAAGGCCTGTTGGTGACCAGCGGCAAACCGGTATTTATCGTTGGTGCGGACATTATGGAGCTGTCACAGCTCGATGCAGACGGTTTAAGTGCCGTATCCAAACAGAACAACGCCAACTTCAGCGCCTTGGAAGATTTACCGTTTCCCACCTTGGTAGCCATCAACGGCTTCGCTCTGGGGGGCGGATTTGAGTTCTCCCTGGGCTGTGATTTCCGGGTGATGAGCACCGAAGCTCAGGTGGGCCTGCCGGAGACCAAATTGGGCATTATTCCCGGTTGGGGAGGCACTGTACGCCTGCCGCGACTGATTGGCTTTGATAATGCGGTGGAGTGGATTGCCAGCGGCAGCCACAAACGCCCACCCCAAGCGCTCAAAGATGGTGCAGTAGACGCAGTGCTGGCGCCAGAACAGCTGCGCGACGAAGCCCTGAACATGTTGCAGCGCGCTATTGATGGTGAGCTGGATTATCACGGTCGCCGCAAGCGCAAAACCAGCCGTTTGCAGTTAAATGCAGTGGAGCTGCAACTGGCAGCTACCACCTGTCGCGCTTTGGTGGCAGCCAAAGCGGGCAAGCACTATCCGGCACCTTTGCTGGCGGTAGACTTGATGACCAAAGCGGCGTCTCTGGATCGAGACGGCGCGTTGGTGGAAGAATCGAAAGCCTTTGGCAAAATCGGCACAACCCCCCAGTGCCGGGCCATGATCGGCCTGTTCCTGAATGATCAATACCTGGGCAAGGTAGCTAAAAAGCTGGCCAAAGGTGTTGATAAACCAGTGACCTCTGCTGGGGTACTGGGCGCAGGCATTATGGGTGGTGGTATTTCTTACCAGCACGCGTTGAAAGGGGTGCCGGTGGTGATGAAAGACATCGCGCAACCGGCCCTGGATCTGGGCTTGTCGGAAGCCAATAAACTGGTGAACAAGCGGGTGGCAAAAGGCCGCTTGACTCCGTTGAAAGCCGGCGAAATTCTGTCTCGCATTAATCCCACACTGCACGATGTTGAATTGTCTGGCACCGATCTGGTGGTGGAAGCGGTGGTGGAAAACCCCAAGGTGAAGAAGCAAGTTCTGGCGGAAGTGGAGCAGGTGATTGGCAGCGATGCCATTCTCGCCTCCAACACGTCCACCATTTCCATTACCGGTTTGGCGGAAGGGTTGCAGCGGCCGGAGCAGTTCTGCGGTATGCACTTTTTTAACCCGGTACACGCCATGCCCTTAGTGGAAATTATACGTGGCGAACAAACTTCTGATGCCACCGTGGCCAAGGCGGTCTCTCACGCACTGGCGCTGGGTAAAAAGCCGGTGGTGGTCAATGACTGCCCAGGGTTCTTGGTGAATCGAGTACTGTTTCCATCGGTGTTGGGTTTTGACGCATTGTTGCAGGCTGGCGCGGACTTCCAGCAGGTGGATCGAGTACTGGAAAAATGGGGTTGGCCTATGGGGCCGGCCTATTTGATGGATGTGGTGGGTGTCGACATTGCGGTACACGCATTGGCGGTTATGTCCAAAGGCTTCCCGGATCGCATGGCCAGCTCTGAACATTCACCCTTGCAACGGCTGTTTGCCGCCCAGCGCCTGGGGCAGAAAAACGGTGCTGGTTTTTACCGCTACGAGGCGGATAAAAAAGGTAAGCCGAAAAAGCTGGTGGATGAATCTGTATATCCGCTGTTGGGTGGCGGACAACCTATTGAGCCGCGCGAATTCAGTGACGAAGAAATTATCGCCCGCTTTATGGTGCCCATGTGTACCGAAATGGCCCGTTGTCTGGAGGAGGGCATTGTCAGCTCGCCATCGGAAGCGGATATGGCACTGATTTACGGAGTGGGCTTCCCGCCGTTCCGGGGCGGTGTGTTCCGCTGGCTGGATGAGATTGGCCTGGATACGTTCTGCGCTATGGCAGAACCGCTCGCAGCAATAGGGCCTCTCTATCAGCCAACTGAAACCATGCGCACGATGGCCACTAACGGCAAAACGTACTACGGCCTGCAGGAGGTGTAA